A genomic region of Candidatus Kapaibacterium sp. contains the following coding sequences:
- the rplL gene encoding 50S ribosomal protein L7/L12 translates to MSEKIEKLLEEIASLTLLEASELKKAMEDKFGVTAAAPMMMGAMAAPAAAAAPAEEEQTEFDVELTEAGDKKLNVIKVVRELTGIGLKEAKDLVEAAPKVVKEGASKDEAMDIKKKLEEAGAKVTLK, encoded by the coding sequence ATGTCAGAAAAAATAGAAAAATTATTAGAAGAAATTGCTTCTTTGACACTTCTCGAAGCATCAGAACTTAAAAAAGCAATGGAAGACAAATTCGGTGTAACTGCCGCTGCTCCTATGATGATGGGTGCTATGGCTGCTCCTGCAGCTGCTGCAGCTCCTGCTGAAGAAGAACAAACTGAGTTTGACGTAGAATTGACTGAAGCCGGCGACAAGAAATTGAACGTTATCAAAGTCGTTCGCGAATTGACAGGCATTGGTCTGAAAGAAGCTAAAGACCTTGTAGAAGCTGCACCTAAAGTTGTTAAAGAAGGAGCTTCGAAAGATGAAGCTATGGATATTAAAAAGAAATTGGAAGAAGCAGGCGCTAAGGTTACACTTAAATAG
- the rplJ gene encoding 50S ribosomal protein L10, whose amino-acid sequence MVTKKKKQQLVDILVNQLQEAEGIFLVNFESMDVELTNRFRKLIFEKELKYKVAKNTLLRRALDVVGKFDVPDDVLKGQTAIVFGYKDPTKPAKVIKEFSEKGGKPAFKAAVIEGQFFGSSQLSVVASLPSRDDLMAAIVGSLGAPASGIVGTINSVLSDVASLIEEVAKKQNDAA is encoded by the coding sequence ATGGTAACAAAAAAGAAAAAACAGCAATTAGTTGACATTCTTGTCAATCAACTGCAGGAAGCTGAAGGCATCTTTCTTGTAAATTTCGAATCTATGGACGTTGAGTTAACCAACCGATTCCGTAAATTAATTTTCGAGAAAGAGCTGAAGTACAAAGTGGCTAAAAATACTTTGCTTCGCAGAGCTTTAGACGTAGTCGGCAAATTCGATGTCCCTGATGACGTTTTGAAAGGTCAGACCGCCATCGTTTTTGGTTATAAGGACCCGACTAAGCCCGCAAAGGTTATCAAAGAATTCTCCGAAAAAGGTGGCAAGCCTGCTTTCAAAGCAGCAGTCATCGAAGGGCAATTCTTTGGCAGTTCGCAACTAAGTGTAGTCGCTTCGTTGCCGTCTCGTGACGATTTAATGGCAGCTATTGTTGGCAGCCTCGGTGCTCCTGCATCCGGTATCGTCGGTACTATTAACTCTGTATTGAGTGATGTCGCATCATTAATAGAAGAAGTTGCTAAAAAGCAGAATGATGCTGCGTAA
- the rplA gene encoding 50S ribosomal protein L1 — MKNRGKRFSALLKSYDQDAIYDVNDAIPLVKKNATAKFDESFEMVMNLGVDPRKADQMVRGTVSLPHGTGKNVRVLVLAKTPKDQEALDAGADYAGLDEYVEKIKGGWADIDVIVATPDVMGEVGKLGRILGPRGLMPNPKVGTVTFDVAKTVVELKAGKIEYRVDKTGNIHAAIGKCSFDVAQLTDNANALYSSILKAKPSTAKGKYIKKVAFSSTMGPGVNVKESTFNNE; from the coding sequence ATGAAAAATCGAGGAAAAAGATTCAGCGCACTGCTGAAAAGTTACGACCAAGACGCAATATATGATGTAAATGATGCAATTCCGCTCGTTAAGAAAAATGCTACTGCAAAATTCGACGAGTCCTTTGAAATGGTCATGAATCTCGGTGTCGATCCTCGTAAAGCAGATCAAATGGTTCGCGGTACTGTATCGCTGCCCCACGGCACAGGTAAGAACGTCAGAGTGCTCGTATTGGCAAAAACACCGAAAGATCAAGAAGCTTTAGACGCAGGCGCCGATTATGCAGGTCTTGATGAATATGTCGAAAAAATTAAGGGTGGTTGGGCAGACATTGACGTTATTGTCGCAACTCCCGATGTTATGGGCGAAGTTGGTAAACTCGGTCGTATATTAGGTCCTCGTGGCTTGATGCCGAACCCCAAAGTCGGTACTGTTACTTTCGACGTAGCGAAAACAGTCGTAGAATTGAAAGCCGGTAAAATTGAATATCGTGTTGATAAAACCGGTAACATTCATGCCGCAATCGGAAAGTGCTCATTTGATGTAGCACAACTTACTGACAATGCCAATGCTTTATACTCAAGTATATTGAAAGCAAAGCCTTCGACGGCTAAAGGCAAATACATTAAAAAAGTTGCGTTTTCCTCGACCATGGGTCCGGGCGTAAACGTCAAAGAGTCAACTTTTAATAACGAATAA
- the rplK gene encoding 50S ribosomal protein L11 produces the protein MAKKVIGSFKLQLKAGEATMAPPVGPAFGQRSLNGMEFVKQFNGKTSKDIGTIFPVLVTYFSDKSFTFVIKSPPASVLLAKAAGLKSGSKEPNKVKVGKVNRQQIEDIITIKKNDLNAYDIEKSVSMIAGTARSMGIVVED, from the coding sequence ATGGCAAAGAAAGTAATTGGTTCGTTCAAGTTGCAGCTCAAAGCTGGGGAAGCAACAATGGCGCCGCCCGTAGGTCCGGCTTTCGGTCAGCGAAGCCTTAACGGTATGGAATTTGTAAAGCAATTTAACGGTAAAACTTCGAAGGATATCGGCACGATATTCCCCGTTTTAGTTACTTATTTTAGTGATAAGTCGTTTACTTTTGTTATCAAATCCCCACCCGCTTCAGTTTTGCTTGCTAAAGCTGCCGGATTAAAAAGTGGTTCGAAAGAACCGAACAAAGTGAAAGTTGGAAAAGTAAATCGCCAACAGATTGAGGATATCATCACAATCAAAAAGAATGACCTCAACGCTTATGATATTGAAAAATCTGTTTCCATGATAGCCGGAACGGCTCGAAGCATGGGTATAGTAGTCGAAGACTAA
- the nusG gene encoding transcription termination/antitermination protein NusG, producing MTDYGEHIDETKIEPRWYAIRTYTSHEAKVKTGIEAEIKRMNLQEKVLEIVIPQETVFEVRNGKRRTRIKNFLPGYILIKAILDRRTRDIISQVPSIVSFVGRRSEPVALQPHEVERIIGRVEERKDITTVETSFAVGDPVRVIEGPFNSFNGTVKEINFEKQKLKVEVGILGRKTPVELDFSQVELEI from the coding sequence ATGACTGATTACGGCGAACATATAGACGAAACCAAGATTGAACCGCGATGGTATGCTATTCGGACTTACACAAGTCACGAGGCTAAAGTCAAGACGGGTATCGAAGCCGAAATCAAAAGAATGAATTTGCAAGAGAAAGTTCTCGAAATTGTCATTCCGCAAGAAACCGTCTTTGAAGTCAGAAATGGCAAGAGAAGAACTCGGATTAAGAACTTTTTGCCCGGATACATTCTCATTAAAGCCATTTTAGATCGCAGAACTCGGGATATCATAAGCCAAGTACCATCAATCGTTAGTTTTGTTGGTCGTCGCAGCGAGCCCGTTGCTTTGCAACCACACGAAGTTGAGAGAATTATCGGAAGAGTCGAAGAACGCAAGGATATTACAACTGTCGAAACTTCTTTTGCCGTTGGTGACCCTGTCAGGGTTATCGAAGGACCATTCAACTCCTTCAACGGTACTGTAAAAGAAATTAACTTCGAAAAACAAAAACTCAAAGTTGAAGTCGGAATCTTAGGCAGGAAAACTCCTGTCGAGCTTGATTTCAGCCAAGTTGAATTAGAAATATAG
- the secE gene encoding preprotein translocase subunit SecE has protein sequence MVGKIKKFTGEVVSEMKKVSWPSREQLRESTIVVVVVTGILTVFTFIIDEIMTFFMKSIF, from the coding sequence ATGGTTGGTAAAATAAAAAAGTTCACCGGTGAAGTTGTCTCCGAAATGAAGAAGGTCTCATGGCCCTCAAGAGAGCAATTGCGTGAATCAACTATTGTTGTGGTAGTCGTCACCGGCATACTCACTGTTTTTACATTCATTATTGATGAAATAATGACTTTTTTCATGAAATCAATTTTTTAA
- the rplT gene encoding 50S ribosomal protein L20, giving the protein MPRANNKVAARNKRKRILKLAKGYWGLRKNAWTIAKNHIEKGLLHAFVGRKLKKRSYRSLWIMRINAAARENGTTYSQLIHALKMKNIQMNRKILADFAMNKPEVFQAIIRNAMN; this is encoded by the coding sequence ATGCCAAGAGCAAATAATAAAGTAGCGGCTCGCAATAAAAGAAAAAGAATTTTAAAGCTTGCCAAAGGCTATTGGGGACTAAGAAAGAATGCTTGGACCATTGCCAAAAATCATATCGAAAAAGGTTTACTTCATGCCTTTGTAGGACGTAAATTAAAGAAACGTAGCTACAGAAGCTTATGGATAATGCGTATTAATGCTGCTGCTCGTGAGAACGGTACTACATACTCACAACTTATCCATGCTTTGAAGATGAAGAATATTCAGATGAATCGTAAAATCTTAGCAGATTTCGCTATGAACAAACCTGAAGTCTTCCAAGCGATTATTCGCAATGCAATGAATTAA
- the rpmI gene encoding 50S ribosomal protein L35, which translates to MPKMKSNGSAKKRFKIASSGTIKRRKAYGSHILTKKSSKRKRNLKQSTVISDVDVRGVKRLLAKA; encoded by the coding sequence ATGCCTAAGATGAAGTCAAACGGATCTGCCAAGAAGCGGTTTAAAATCGCTTCAAGCGGTACTATAAAGCGACGCAAAGCTTATGGAAGTCATATTTTGACTAAAAAAAGTTCTAAGCGCAAAAGAAATTTGAAGCAGTCAACAGTCATCAGTGATGTTGATGTTCGTGGTGTAAAAAGATTATTAGCAAAAGCCTAA
- a CDS encoding cell division protein FtsL codes for MFNFTTKITDWLKDNRWLVLVFIVVAAAAALVFVSNVRSINGLLVQKRELEKLANELRDKNKRLQSQVIHLQSAERIINYATEELDMVTPDVAPQVIE; via the coding sequence ATGTTTAATTTTACAACGAAAATAACTGATTGGCTCAAGGACAACCGTTGGTTAGTGCTTGTGTTCATCGTTGTTGCTGCGGCAGCGGCATTAGTTTTTGTTTCCAATGTTAGGAGCATTAACGGTTTGCTTGTGCAAAAACGTGAGTTGGAAAAGCTTGCAAATGAACTGAGAGACAAAAATAAGCGACTTCAATCGCAAGTAATTCATTTGCAGTCAGCAGAGCGCATTATCAATTATGCAACCGAAGAATTAGATATGGTAACCCCTGATGTTGCACCGCAGGTAATCGAATAA
- a CDS encoding penicillin-binding transpeptidase domain-containing protein yields the protein MNAPENEIRQKKFWKFWLVLITVNIGMAIIIWRLIDIQVISNEEYKSKAKRQHESKVNLTPERGIIYDRNGKVIASNFESVSIAIDPRHIQDLKGFANAVEHDYGYSASGIISKVKASKKSFVWITRRADPTKFNKLVGFSDKGLILIREPRRIYQYDNIASQLIGFTDVDNHGLSGLELKWDSLLKGRDGYMIMNRDGAGRLRPAADLPLIPAFDGYSMNLTIDIDLQRIVEHELKTGVENAGAESGTVIALHPKTGEIIAIASYPSYDPHKPGGMSSAFLRMRAITDTYEPGSTFKLITAAAALEENIIKETDTLDGHLGTLTMRSYVIRDVKPLGRISFRQAMEYSSNIILSTVANMMSDNNFYKYLRDFGFGIKTDVDFPGEVTGKLPKPKNFTSSTKRYLGFGYGLSVTPLQMANAYGAVANGGTLMKPYLVSSVFDSEGREVYSQNPVVVRRVISEETAARLTDILKGVVSRGTGKAARVDGLEICGKTGTSQQIVDGRYSKENYTATFAGYFPANDPQVALIVMLDKPRTSIYGGATAAPIFRGIASKWTGANPNTAIANKFVDSTKTNKDSVLVPNIVGLKSELAEDLLKNRGFGLTYSGNSQGIVLAQNPKAHSRTINGKIVDMTIVATDTVQSPDAIVVLKGMPLRSALAILNAGGVKTKIVGNGNIVTDQKWSRNSDGSSNCIIYSK from the coding sequence ATGAACGCTCCTGAAAATGAAATAAGGCAAAAGAAATTTTGGAAATTCTGGTTGGTTTTGATTACTGTCAATATCGGAATGGCAATAATTATCTGGCGATTGATTGATATTCAGGTCATTTCAAATGAAGAATACAAGTCAAAAGCTAAACGCCAACACGAATCAAAAGTCAATCTGACACCGGAACGAGGCATTATTTATGACCGTAATGGCAAAGTAATCGCATCAAATTTTGAAAGCGTTTCGATAGCTATTGACCCTCGCCATATCCAAGATTTGAAGGGTTTTGCTAATGCTGTCGAACATGATTACGGATACAGTGCATCGGGAATTATTTCAAAAGTTAAAGCATCAAAAAAATCATTCGTTTGGATAACACGCAGGGCTGACCCTACAAAGTTTAACAAGTTGGTAGGATTTTCCGACAAAGGTTTGATTCTTATTCGCGAGCCGCGACGGATTTATCAATATGATAATATCGCATCGCAGCTAATAGGCTTTACGGACGTTGATAACCATGGTTTGAGCGGCTTAGAACTCAAATGGGATAGTTTGTTGAAAGGTCGCGATGGTTATATGATAATGAATCGTGATGGTGCAGGCAGGTTACGTCCGGCAGCAGATTTACCATTGATTCCGGCATTCGATGGTTATTCGATGAATCTTACTATTGACATTGATTTGCAGCGAATTGTCGAGCATGAATTGAAAACCGGTGTAGAAAATGCCGGTGCCGAGAGCGGTACAGTGATAGCTTTACACCCGAAAACAGGCGAAATTATCGCCATAGCATCATACCCAAGTTACGACCCACACAAGCCCGGTGGCATGTCCTCCGCCTTTTTGCGAATGCGAGCGATTACCGATACATACGAACCCGGTTCGACGTTCAAGCTGATTACGGCAGCCGCTGCTTTAGAAGAGAATATCATCAAGGAAACTGATACGTTAGACGGTCACCTTGGCACTCTCACAATGAGAAGCTACGTAATTCGCGATGTAAAGCCCTTAGGGAGGATTTCTTTCCGTCAGGCGATGGAATATTCATCTAACATCATACTTTCAACTGTGGCAAATATGATGAGCGATAATAATTTCTACAAATATTTGCGAGATTTCGGTTTCGGCATCAAAACCGATGTTGATTTCCCGGGTGAAGTGACCGGAAAATTACCCAAACCAAAAAATTTCACATCTTCTACAAAACGCTATTTGGGTTTTGGTTATGGTTTATCGGTGACGCCGCTTCAAATGGCAAACGCATACGGTGCTGTAGCTAATGGCGGCACTTTGATGAAACCCTATTTAGTAAGTTCAGTATTCGATTCGGAAGGGAGAGAAGTCTATTCGCAGAATCCTGTAGTAGTCAGACGTGTAATATCGGAGGAAACGGCTGCAAGATTGACTGACATATTGAAAGGCGTCGTAAGCCGAGGAACCGGCAAAGCTGCAAGAGTTGACGGATTGGAAATTTGCGGGAAAACGGGTACTTCGCAACAAATCGTTGACGGTAGATATTCTAAGGAAAATTATACAGCTACGTTTGCGGGTTATTTTCCGGCTAACGACCCACAAGTAGCATTAATCGTGATGTTGGACAAACCTCGCACGAGCATCTACGGTGGTGCTACTGCTGCTCCAATTTTCAGAGGAATTGCTTCCAAATGGACGGGAGCAAATCCAAATACTGCAATTGCTAATAAATTTGTTGACAGTACCAAAACTAACAAGGATTCCGTTTTAGTACCGAATATTGTAGGATTGAAGTCCGAATTAGCCGAGGATTTGCTCAAAAATCGCGGATTTGGGCTGACTTATTCCGGCAATTCGCAAGGAATCGTGTTGGCGCAAAATCCCAAAGCACATAGCCGAACAATAAACGGGAAAATCGTTGATATGACAATCGTAGCCACTGACACTGTCCAAAGCCCTGATGCAATAGTTGTGCTGAAAGGAATGCCACTCAGAAGTGCTCTTGCAATTTTGAATGCCGGTGGTGTAAAGACTAAAATTGTAGGCAACGGAAATATCGTTACAGACCAAAAATGGTCTCGAAATTCCGACGGTAGCTCAAATTGTATTATCTATTCCAAATAA
- a CDS encoding DegT/DnrJ/EryC1/StrS aminotransferase family protein produces the protein MKFIDLDTQYKRLKNSIDTEISKVLDSGAFIMGGKVAELEQLLADYVGVKHCISCASGTDALLMPLMAWGIGRGDAVFTTPFTFIATAEVIALTGATPVFVDIDPKSFNIDTNELESKIKQVISHGNLKAKAIIPVDLFGLMPDYSQISEIAAKYGLKVIEDAAQSFGATQSAKKAGSFGDVAATSFYPAKPLGCYGDGGAIFTNDPETAMLLQSIRVHGQGEDKYNNDRIGINGRLDTIQATILIEKMKIFDEELLMRNKIANSYATRLKTVKTQFIPESNSSAWALYSVLAKDSEHRRIIMEKLSRQGIPSVIYYPKPLHLQKAFDDLGYKKGDFPISEMISERIFSLPMHPYLTETEIKQVCEVVNSYE, from the coding sequence GGCTAAAAAACTCCATAGACACCGAAATATCAAAAGTGCTTGATTCGGGCGCCTTCATCATGGGTGGCAAAGTAGCGGAATTGGAGCAACTATTAGCCGACTATGTTGGAGTGAAACATTGCATATCTTGTGCATCCGGAACAGATGCACTATTAATGCCACTTATGGCATGGGGCATTGGCAGGGGAGACGCCGTATTTACTACACCGTTTACATTCATAGCCACAGCTGAAGTAATTGCTCTAACAGGAGCTACACCCGTTTTTGTAGATATTGACCCCAAATCGTTCAATATTGACACAAATGAGCTCGAATCCAAAATCAAACAAGTCATTTCCCACGGGAATTTGAAAGCTAAAGCAATCATACCTGTGGACTTATTTGGATTGATGCCGGATTATTCCCAAATTAGCGAAATAGCCGCAAAATACGGACTCAAAGTTATCGAAGATGCGGCACAATCATTCGGAGCTACGCAATCCGCAAAGAAAGCAGGTAGTTTCGGGGATGTAGCAGCCACATCATTTTATCCTGCAAAACCGCTCGGATGCTACGGAGATGGTGGGGCAATTTTCACAAATGACCCGGAAACAGCAATGCTACTGCAATCAATCAGAGTTCATGGTCAGGGCGAAGATAAGTACAACAATGACCGAATAGGCATTAATGGGCGATTGGATACTATTCAAGCCACGATTTTAATTGAAAAAATGAAAATTTTCGATGAAGAACTTTTGATGCGGAATAAAATTGCTAATTCATATGCTACGCGCCTCAAAACTGTTAAAACTCAATTCATTCCTGAAAGTAATTCAAGTGCTTGGGCATTGTATTCAGTGCTCGCAAAAGATAGCGAGCATCGCCGAATCATAATGGAAAAATTAAGCCGTCAGGGCATTCCGAGTGTTATTTATTATCCGAAGCCTCTACACTTGCAAAAAGCCTTTGATGACCTTGGCTATAAAAAGGGTGATTTTCCGATTTCCGAAATGATTTCAGAACGCATTTTCAGTTTACCTATGCACCCATATTTGACCGAAACGGAAATCAAGCAAGTATGCGAAGTGGTGAATTCGTATGAATGA